Part of the Candidatus Chlorohelix allophototropha genome, GGCATTGCCCTGTAAATCAGCCTATTATAACAAGAATTTGCGATTTCTTCACAAATTCCAGAACCCGATTTAACCTTACAATAGTGAAATGTTTTGGTCGAAATTTTGTACTAAAGGGGTTACAGTCTACTTAGTCATATTGAGTTATTCCTGTATGGCTTATAATTAATGTGACAAACCTAAGGAATTGCTATTATTACATTATCCTTGTGGGAGGTTTCACATGAAATTATACCGTTATTATCTTTCTACTGCCTGTATACTTATCGTGTTATTGAGCCTTACTCTTTCCGCATGTGGCGATTCAGCTTCTCCCGTTAGTGCGTCCGAACCCACCACTACTGGAGATACGACAACAGGCGTTCCCGTTAAGGTCACCATTACTCCTGCTGAAACTGCCTCTGACGATACTATTACGCCTACTCCGCTTCCAAAAGTAGCGGTGGTTGCATCGGGTGGTTTTGTAATCAATTCCAGCACTATTGATGCCTCTAATTCGCTTATCCCGCAGCAATATCTCGACAATGCTAGAAATCTGAAAATCCTTTTCAACCATCAGTCGGTGGGTTATAACGTGCTGGAGGGGTTGGACGCACTCGCGCAGAGTAACCCTGACCGCTACAGCCTTACCACTGCCGATGTGGAACAAGCGAACTGGTATCTTGAAAATAATGGAGTAGGAGGCTTTACCAGAGGCGAGAATGAGAATCCTGCCTCAAAAGTCGTGGGCTTCAAAGAGTTATTTGATAATGAAGGCTATGCAGATCGGGTACAGGTAGCCATGATGAAGTTTTGTTTCGTGGACAATACTTCTGCCGCTTCAAAAATATGGGAAAATTATCGGGATGGCATGAACTACCTTGAAACGAAATATCCTAAAGTTAAATTTGTGTGGTGGACTATGCCGCTTATTACCGATGGCAACCAGATTCGAGACCAGTACAATAAGTTAGTTCGGGATTATGTTAAAGCCAATAACAAAATCCTGTTTGATATTGCCGATATTGAAAGTCACGAACCTTCGGGCAAGGCTGTCACCAATAATAATTATCCGGCATTGTTTAACAATTATTCCTCCGATGGTGGACATCTGAACGAGCAAGGTTCACAAAGGGTGGCGCAAGCGTGGTGGTGGCTGACCGCTCGTTTAGCCGGATGGAATGGAATTACAAAATAGGCTATTAATCTTGGAGAATAAAAAGGGGACGCAATCTATAGCGTCCCCAAACAAACCGTAATTGCTAGTTCTGTTCGTCCCCTAGCAAACGCAGTCGCACCTGTTTCTCCGTTTGTTTTGGACCTATTACAAGAACCTCATCGTGTCGATTCAAAACCAATTCACCGCGTGGTACGATCACTTTGCCGTTTCGCACAATAATAAGAATAGAAGTTTCGGCAGGCATACTAAGGGTGCTGATTGCACGATTAATTGCGGGTGAGTCATCTTCTATAACCACATCTACCAGTTCCAGATTCGAGTCGTGTAGATTCATCATTGAACAGATCGAGTGGAGTGGAATTTGTCGTTCTATCAAATTCAGAATAGCATCGGTATGGCTGACCGTTGCGTCAATACCAAGCTTGTGGAAGATTTTTTCGTTCTTGGGATTGTTAACGCGCGCAATAGCACGTTTTACCCCGAACTTGCGCTTAGCCATCTGGCAAATGACCAGATTATCTTCATCGTCTCCGGTAACGGCAATTATTACATCTGCTCTGGCAGAACCGGCATCCATTAGCACCTGCGCTTCGCATGCATCGCCCTGTACCACTACTCCACCAAGTTGTTCGGTGTACATATCAACCTTGGCTTTAATTTTTTCGATGAGTAGCACTTCGTAACCATCGTTAACCAGCGCTTCGGTTAGGTATCGCCCAACCTTACCGCCCCCGGCGATTATAATATACATTCGAGTTTCCTCACTTACTCTGACTCATCGGGTAAAATGTCTTTAATGATCTGGGCTGTTATAAGAGTGGTAGGGCAAATCGTCTCCAGTCCCAGCATATGATAAGTTGTTTCACGCACCGGGTCATAGATGCGAGCAATGACTCTTGGTACATTGAAAATTTCTTTGGCGACCTGTGAAGCCATAATATTGGTATTATCGCCATTGGTGACAGCGGCAAACACATCGGCTTCCTCGATACCGGCGCGTCGCAGTACATCCTCGTCGATACCAGTACCGACAACCTCTTTACCCTTGAAATCGGAAGGGAGGCGTTTAAAAGAATCGGCGCTTTTATCAACTACTGCTACGTGATGCCCCATATTGTCCAGGGTTGCCGCCATTCGCGCACCAACACGCCCGCAACCTAGTATTACGAAGTTCATATTTGAACTACTCCGTTATTGTTGAATTCTATTAAGTGAATCCCGATAGATCCAGACAGGGCATTGGGCATTTTTCAAAACATAGGGCACGGTTTTACCCATATTAAATTCGCCCAAGCGTGTCCGGAAATTAACCGCCATCATTATTAAATCTGCTTGTCGGTCAGTAGCCTCTTCTACGATTGCGACTCCGGCTGAACGCGCTTGCAACATGCCGGTTTCAATTCGCACCCCGTGTTCATGCGCGATACGCTCAGCATCAGCTAGTACCTTTTCACCGACTATCACTTCTTTGGGCATTTCGGATTCGAGTGGGAGTTGTTGTTTTACTACAATAACGTGGACGACATACAGCTTTGCTTTGTTGCGTTTTGCTGCCAGTGCTGCTTGCCGCAATACTTCTGTTTCGGAAACTTTGCCACAAAGCGGTACTAATATTGTGCCATCAATTAGATTAGTTTCGACCATTTTCTTAAAATACCTTGATAGTATCAGCCTATAGAATCAAAAATTCCATCATAGAATTAGTATAGCACTTTTGAGAAGGTGGAGTTAGAGACCATAATCTAATCTCATAATCAGGCGTTGAGGTAAACCTTGGTCTTGCATCAATTGTTGGGTTCGTTTGATGTCGTAAATCACCCGTTTGAAAACTATAGTTTCCTCAATATCATCGTAAATAGCATAGGAAGCTTTGGAATCGCCATCGCGTGGTTGTCCCACACTGCCGGGATTGAGAATCAGCCGTCCGAAACCAATGATAATAGTCTGACCGGGGTCAGGTATATGCATTTCCACCTTGGGTAGATTAGTACCGGGGCGCTTACCTTCGAGCATGCGAAATAGGCGCGGCAAATGTGTATGCCCTACGAAACAGAGCGGGGTATCAAATTCAGGAAAATTTCTTGAAGCAGCATGGGGGGTGGTGAGGTATTCCCAGACAGGTTCAAGTGGGCTACCATGTGCTAAGGTAACATTTTCATCAAATTTTGCTTTGGTTTTAAGTGACTCTAGCCACTCCCAATTTCCTTTGGTAAGCTGCTCACGGGTCCAGAGATTTGCTTCAATCGCATCGTGATTAAATTCTTGCAATTCGAGCAAGCCCAACACTGCCATGTCGTGGTTGCCGAGGATAGTAAATAACTTATATTCACGGAGTCGCTCGATTACTTCGTTGGGCTGTGGTCCGTAACCGACAATGTCGCCCATGCAAAGCAAGCCATCTACCTTACCAAGGTCTTTTAAAACAGCCTCAAGGGCAGCTAGATTGCTATGTATGTCCGAGATAAGCCCGAAGCG contains:
- a CDS encoding potassium channel family protein, whose protein sequence is MYIIIAGGGKVGRYLTEALVNDGYEVLLIEKIKAKVDMYTEQLGGVVVQGDACEAQVLMDAGSARADVIIAVTGDDEDNLVICQMAKRKFGVKRAIARVNNPKNEKIFHKLGIDATVSHTDAILNLIERQIPLHSICSMMNLHDSNLELVDVVIEDDSPAINRAISTLSMPAETSILIIVRNGKVIVPRGELVLNRHDEVLVIGPKQTEKQVRLRLLGDEQN
- a CDS encoding potassium channel family protein: MNFVILGCGRVGARMAATLDNMGHHVAVVDKSADSFKRLPSDFKGKEVVGTGIDEDVLRRAGIEEADVFAAVTNGDNTNIMASQVAKEIFNVPRVIARIYDPVRETTYHMLGLETICPTTLITAQIIKDILPDESE
- a CDS encoding universal stress protein — encoded protein: MVETNLIDGTILVPLCGKVSETEVLRQAALAAKRNKAKLYVVHVIVVKQQLPLESEMPKEVIVGEKVLADAERIAHEHGVRIETGMLQARSAGVAIVEEATDRQADLIMMAVNFRTRLGEFNMGKTVPYVLKNAQCPVWIYRDSLNRIQQ
- a CDS encoding metallophosphoesterase family protein — protein: MRFGLISDIHSNLAALEAVLKDLGKVDGLLCMGDIVGYGPQPNEVIERLREYKLFTILGNHDMAVLGLLELQEFNHDAIEANLWTREQLTKGNWEWLESLKTKAKFDENVTLAHGSPLEPVWEYLTTPHAASRNFPEFDTPLCFVGHTHLPRLFRMLEGKRPGTNLPKVEMHIPDPGQTIIIGFGRLILNPGSVGQPRDGDSKASYAIYDDIEETIVFKRVIYDIKRTQQLMQDQGLPQRLIMRLDYGL